Proteins encoded in a region of the Marinobacter arenosus genome:
- a CDS encoding choice-of-anchor Q domain-containing protein translates to MKTKHALLAAMIAGPVSLPVSAQLFEVSTSSEFQSALSAAASNDQNDTIVLAAGRYTPATPGQPFAYRSNQGNDLQIEAGTPGQVLLDGLSQAEILYLTYDSTGDSPDFSIKGIRFENGKVNAVGRGGAVTVLNADLLLDGTVFAGNASDRPDSGSAVLLNAGDGQGELRIINSQFVDNVVNTGSISSVGAAIFLQGGSFAIIDSEFSGNRSDACGVIYTDSSQDSSITGSDFHTNRAARGGAICSSSGLLSISGSEFRNNEASGEAGAILGLDGRILLEHSTVANNRADSAGALMGAAVEIRRSVVLGNTASRLSIVSAARSLHAENSLFELNQVADATESGTVRCEQACRVVNSVFERNTGAPSIKMLSGNGDNQVIANSLFLAGNASSFAFGDTAVRATILNNFISPALQPLPEAQIDQQGNILDQSYPALDPDYHPLEGSALIDAGTSRAQLVVLAETDVLGNPRIAGAEVDIGWVEYGSSPTAPVVSGLALETLDASNLDSLSFSFNVELAEGRSLVSTELWTDEEPDYALVSPQGGSIGGVVFMNGGAHQIRVRVTDSQGERSEAGYSFTLNSLGTETVVLRIEDQIRAACAEDLADCGIDVDAFVAQAIEEARSACKNDPSSCQIETGSFDPGAISAMTRGDWNLYGTGRDITDLATVFANARVVWFHNGGTWEAFSTQPDVISVLNAKGIPTISKIPAGRGFWVKK, encoded by the coding sequence GTGAAAACCAAACACGCCCTTCTGGCTGCAATGATTGCGGGCCCCGTGTCGCTGCCTGTGAGCGCCCAACTCTTTGAGGTTTCCACCAGCAGCGAGTTTCAAAGCGCGCTCTCGGCCGCCGCCTCCAATGACCAGAACGACACCATTGTACTTGCGGCCGGCCGATACACCCCGGCCACGCCCGGCCAGCCATTTGCCTACCGCAGCAACCAGGGTAATGACCTACAGATAGAAGCCGGTACTCCGGGGCAGGTGCTGCTGGACGGGCTGTCACAGGCTGAGATTCTTTACCTGACTTACGATTCGACCGGCGACAGCCCAGACTTTTCGATCAAGGGCATCCGGTTTGAGAACGGCAAAGTGAACGCGGTCGGGCGCGGTGGCGCGGTCACCGTACTCAATGCCGATTTGTTGTTGGACGGGACGGTGTTCGCCGGTAACGCTTCCGACAGGCCGGATTCCGGTTCCGCCGTTCTCCTCAACGCCGGCGATGGACAGGGAGAGCTGCGAATCATCAACAGCCAGTTCGTGGACAACGTCGTCAATACCGGATCGATCAGCTCAGTGGGCGCGGCTATTTTTCTGCAAGGCGGCTCTTTTGCCATCATCGACAGTGAATTTAGCGGCAACCGCAGTGATGCCTGCGGTGTCATCTACACCGACAGCAGTCAGGACAGCTCGATCACCGGCTCGGACTTCCATACCAACCGCGCGGCGCGGGGTGGCGCTATTTGCAGTAGCAGCGGGCTCCTGAGTATTTCCGGATCCGAGTTCCGGAATAACGAGGCGAGCGGGGAAGCGGGCGCCATATTGGGGCTTGATGGCCGCATCCTGCTTGAGCATTCCACCGTCGCGAACAACCGGGCCGATAGCGCGGGTGCGCTGATGGGTGCGGCGGTTGAAATCAGGCGTTCAGTCGTCCTGGGCAATACCGCGTCCAGACTCTCCATCGTATCCGCAGCCCGGAGTCTCCATGCCGAAAACAGCCTGTTTGAGCTCAACCAGGTGGCTGACGCGACGGAAAGCGGCACGGTTCGCTGTGAACAGGCTTGCCGGGTGGTGAACAGTGTCTTTGAGCGCAACACGGGCGCGCCGTCCATCAAGATGCTGTCGGGAAACGGAGACAATCAGGTCATCGCCAATTCGCTTTTCCTGGCAGGCAACGCGTCTTCGTTTGCATTTGGTGACACTGCCGTTCGGGCAACGATCCTGAACAATTTCATTTCGCCCGCTTTGCAGCCGCTTCCGGAAGCCCAGATTGACCAGCAAGGCAACATTCTGGATCAGTCCTACCCCGCGCTGGACCCGGACTATCATCCCCTTGAGGGATCGGCCTTGATCGACGCGGGTACTTCCCGGGCTCAACTGGTGGTGCTGGCTGAGACCGACGTCCTCGGGAACCCCCGAATTGCCGGCGCTGAGGTGGACATCGGGTGGGTCGAGTACGGTTCCAGTCCCACGGCACCGGTCGTTTCCGGTCTCGCTCTGGAGACCCTTGACGCCAGTAATCTGGACAGCCTGAGCTTCTCGTTCAACGTGGAGCTGGCGGAAGGCCGCTCGCTGGTAAGCACGGAGCTCTGGACGGATGAAGAGCCCGACTACGCTTTGGTATCGCCCCAGGGGGGCAGCATTGGCGGCGTGGTGTTTATGAACGGCGGGGCGCACCAGATCCGGGTCCGCGTTACCGATTCGCAGGGCGAGCGTTCCGAGGCCGGTTATTCGTTCACTTTGAACAGCCTGGGTACGGAGACTGTGGTCCTCAGGATTGAAGATCAGATACGGGCTGCCTGCGCGGAGGACCTGGCTGACTGCGGAATCGACGTGGATGCGTTCGTGGCTCAGGCCATTGAAGAGGCCAGGTCGGCCTGTAAGAACGATCCCTCATCCTGCCAGATTGAAACCGGTTCCTTTGATCCGGGCGCGATCTCCGCCATGACGCGTGGGGACTGGAACCTCTACGGCACCGGACGCGATATTACCGACCTGGCGACAGTGTTTGCCAATGCGCGTGTGGTCTGGTTCCACAACGGGGGCACCTGGGAGGCCTTTTCCACCCAACCGGACGTGATCAGCGTGCTTAACGCCAAGGGCATCCCGACCATCTCAAAAATTCCCGCCGGTCGCGGGTTTTGGGTCAAGAAATGA
- the hisB gene encoding imidazoleglycerol-phosphate dehydratase HisB, which produces MAERKARVERNTLETQITVEIDLDGTGKSSFDTGVPFLEHMMDQIARHGLVDLNIVSKGDLHIDDHHTVEDIGITLGQAFKQAVGDKKGIRRYGHAYVPLDEALSRVVIDLSGRPGLMMDVPYTRGAVGGFDVDLFEEFFHGFVNHSMVTLHIDNLKGKNTHHQIETVFKAFGRALRMAIEMDERMAGITPSTKGSL; this is translated from the coding sequence ATGGCCGAACGTAAGGCTCGGGTAGAACGAAATACCCTCGAAACCCAGATTACCGTTGAGATTGATCTCGACGGCACCGGCAAATCCAGTTTTGACACTGGCGTCCCCTTCCTCGAACACATGATGGACCAGATCGCCCGCCACGGGCTGGTGGATCTGAACATCGTTTCCAAAGGTGACCTGCATATCGATGATCACCACACCGTGGAAGACATCGGTATTACCCTGGGGCAGGCGTTCAAGCAGGCCGTGGGTGACAAGAAAGGCATCCGTCGCTACGGCCACGCCTATGTGCCGCTGGATGAGGCGCTGTCGCGTGTGGTCATCGATCTGTCTGGCCGTCCCGGCCTGATGATGGATGTGCCCTACACCCGCGGGGCTGTCGGTGGTTTCGACGTCGACCTGTTTGAAGAGTTCTTCCATGGCTTCGTGAATCATTCCATGGTGACGCTGCACATCGATAACCTGAAGGGCAAGAACACCCACCACCAGATCGAGACCGTCTTCAAGGCCTTCGGTCGTGCCCTGCGCATGGCGATCGAAATGGACGAGCGGATGGCGGGCATCACGCCCTCCACCAAAGGCTCCCTGTAA
- the hisA gene encoding 1-(5-phosphoribosyl)-5-[(5-phosphoribosylamino)methylideneamino]imidazole-4-carboxamide isomerase, whose amino-acid sequence MLIIPAIDLKDGKCVRLRQGRMDDSTVFGDDPVDMATRWVEAGARRLHLVDLNGAFAGEPVNGEIVQAIARKYPDLPIQIGGGIRSAETIEAYLKAGVQWVIIGTKAVKEPEFVTEMCKRFPGHIIVGLDAKDGRVATDGWAEVSEVMATDLAKRFANDGVESIVYTDISRDGMMQGVNVEATAALAEEGGIPVIASGGVTNMDDLKRLATVADKGILGAITGRAIYEGTLDVAEAQAFCDGLKA is encoded by the coding sequence ATGCTGATTATCCCCGCCATTGATCTCAAAGACGGCAAATGCGTGCGCCTGCGCCAGGGCCGCATGGACGACTCCACCGTGTTCGGTGACGACCCGGTTGATATGGCCACCCGCTGGGTGGAAGCCGGTGCCCGCCGTCTGCACCTGGTGGATCTCAATGGCGCTTTCGCCGGCGAGCCTGTCAACGGTGAAATCGTGCAGGCCATCGCCCGCAAGTACCCGGATCTGCCGATCCAGATCGGTGGCGGGATCCGCTCAGCCGAGACCATCGAGGCCTACCTCAAGGCCGGCGTGCAGTGGGTAATCATTGGCACCAAGGCGGTCAAAGAGCCGGAGTTTGTGACCGAGATGTGCAAGCGCTTCCCCGGCCACATCATTGTGGGTCTGGATGCCAAGGATGGTCGCGTGGCCACCGACGGCTGGGCAGAAGTGTCCGAAGTGATGGCCACCGACCTGGCGAAGCGTTTTGCCAATGACGGCGTCGAGTCAATCGTTTACACCGACATCAGCCGCGACGGCATGATGCAGGGCGTGAATGTCGAAGCCACCGCCGCGCTGGCCGAAGAGGGCGGTATCCCGGTGATCGCCTCCGGCGGTGTCACCAACATGGATGACCTGAAGCGCCTGGCAACGGTTGCCGACAAGGGCATTCTCGGTGCCATTACCGGTCGAGCCATCTACGAAGGTACGTTGGACGTTGCGGAAGCGCAGGCGTTCTGCGACGGCCTCAAGGCATAA
- a CDS encoding enoyl-CoA hydratase-related protein — protein MTKLPQLTDALLTLDERVAVLTLNRHDLRNALTGSNLIDDIVTTAEWINQCEDASVLVITGAGSSFSAGGNIRDMAERGGDFAGDVAECAERYRRGIQRIPLALQAVEVPIIAAVNGPAIGAGFDLANMADIRIASDKAKFGETFLNLGIIPGDGGAWLMQRLIGYQRAFELTMTGRIVEAAEARELGIVMDVVPAEALMPEALKLAGRMAGQPPKATRLTKRLMKMAQRMELKDFLDLCACFQGMCHNEPEHLEAVNRMIDQMGRK, from the coding sequence ATGACCAAGCTGCCGCAACTGACGGATGCTCTGCTCACCCTCGATGAGCGTGTGGCCGTGCTGACCCTGAATCGGCATGACCTACGCAATGCTCTGACCGGCTCGAACCTCATCGATGACATCGTTACGACGGCCGAGTGGATCAACCAGTGTGAAGACGCCTCGGTGCTGGTGATCACCGGTGCCGGATCCTCGTTCAGTGCTGGTGGAAACATTCGTGACATGGCCGAGCGGGGTGGCGATTTTGCTGGCGATGTGGCCGAGTGTGCCGAGCGGTACCGTCGGGGAATCCAGCGGATTCCGCTGGCGCTACAGGCCGTCGAGGTGCCGATCATCGCGGCGGTGAACGGCCCTGCCATTGGCGCGGGCTTTGATCTGGCCAACATGGCCGATATCCGCATTGCCTCCGACAAGGCCAAGTTTGGCGAGACCTTCCTCAACCTCGGCATCATCCCCGGTGACGGTGGTGCCTGGCTGATGCAGCGGCTCATCGGCTATCAGCGGGCGTTTGAGCTGACGATGACCGGTCGCATTGTCGAGGCGGCCGAAGCCAGGGAGTTGGGAATCGTGATGGATGTGGTGCCGGCCGAAGCGCTGATGCCGGAGGCGCTCAAGCTGGCGGGTCGAATGGCCGGCCAGCCGCCCAAGGCCACGCGACTGACCAAACGCCTGATGAAGATGGCCCAGCGTATGGAGCTCAAGGATTTCCTTGATCTGTGCGCCTGCTTTCAGGGGATGTGCCATAACGAGCCTGAGCACCTTGAGGCCGTGAATCGGATGATTGACCAGATGGGGCGAAAATAA
- a CDS encoding SRPBCC family protein: MAITVSIELNRDLDIPGGYDEVFDLLADVPRSASHFPKVHKLTDLGDNAYRWEMEKVGVDKHAIQSIYACKYHADKEAGRITWEPVKGEGNGVVRGSWTIKAKGDKVTAVKFQTSAELTVPLPSLLKLAISPVIKHEFNSLVDTYMSNLKKAV, translated from the coding sequence GTGGCTATTACCGTATCGATTGAGCTGAACCGGGACCTGGACATTCCGGGCGGCTACGATGAAGTCTTTGATTTATTGGCCGACGTGCCACGCTCTGCCAGTCATTTCCCGAAGGTCCACAAGCTGACCGACCTGGGAGACAATGCCTACCGCTGGGAGATGGAGAAGGTCGGTGTGGACAAACACGCCATCCAGTCCATCTACGCCTGCAAATACCACGCAGACAAGGAAGCCGGTCGCATCACCTGGGAGCCGGTGAAAGGCGAGGGTAACGGTGTGGTAAGGGGTTCCTGGACCATCAAGGCCAAGGGCGACAAGGTGACCGCCGTGAAATTCCAGACCAGCGCCGAGCTTACCGTGCCGCTGCCCAGTCTGCTGAAGCTGGCAATCAGCCCGGTCATCAAGCACGAGTTCAACAGCCTCGTGGATACCTACATGAGCAACTTGAAAAAGGCGGTCTGA
- the mutY gene encoding A/G-specific adenine glycosylase: MADRFADRLLEWYDQHGRHDLPWHTNQNAYRVWVSEIMLQQTQVTTVIPYFNAFMERFPNVRALAEAPVDDVLGHWSGLGYYARARNLQKAAKTVVEEFGGEFPDTQEELETLTGIGRSTAAAIVAQAFGKRAAILDGNVKRVLARYHAVQGWPGQTAVLKQLWQYAEEHTPDARVRDYTQAIMDLGAMVCTRSRPKCDACPLRQGCTAYARSETAQYPGSKPKKAKPEKTTWMVILEDSAGRILLERRPPSGIWGGLWSLPELDPALGPDELQDACERKLGVQCSDPDLISGFRHTFSHYHLHIQPARLTVSRDSGLADNDQLRWLHRDEALSLGLPAPIRTLLTEPEQAALL; this comes from the coding sequence ATGGCAGACCGTTTCGCCGACAGGCTGCTCGAGTGGTACGACCAGCACGGCAGGCACGACCTGCCGTGGCACACGAATCAGAATGCGTACCGGGTCTGGGTCTCTGAAATCATGCTTCAGCAGACCCAGGTGACCACCGTGATCCCGTACTTCAACGCCTTCATGGAGCGGTTTCCCAACGTGCGGGCCCTGGCCGAGGCACCGGTGGACGACGTACTGGGCCATTGGTCCGGCCTGGGCTACTACGCCCGCGCACGCAACCTGCAGAAAGCCGCCAAAACCGTCGTGGAGGAATTCGGCGGTGAATTCCCGGATACCCAGGAAGAGCTGGAAACCCTGACGGGCATTGGTCGCTCCACCGCTGCCGCGATCGTGGCGCAAGCCTTTGGCAAACGCGCCGCGATCCTGGACGGTAACGTCAAGCGTGTGCTGGCGCGCTATCACGCGGTGCAGGGCTGGCCGGGGCAGACCGCTGTTCTGAAACAGCTCTGGCAGTACGCCGAAGAACACACCCCTGACGCACGGGTACGGGACTACACCCAGGCGATCATGGATCTGGGGGCCATGGTGTGCACCCGCAGCCGCCCAAAATGCGACGCTTGCCCGCTTCGGCAAGGCTGCACCGCCTACGCCAGAAGCGAAACCGCACAGTATCCCGGCTCCAAGCCGAAGAAAGCCAAGCCCGAGAAAACAACCTGGATGGTCATCCTGGAGGACAGCGCCGGCCGCATCCTGCTGGAACGGAGACCACCGAGTGGGATTTGGGGCGGGTTGTGGAGCCTGCCCGAGCTGGATCCCGCCCTTGGGCCGGATGAACTGCAGGATGCCTGTGAGCGCAAATTAGGGGTGCAATGCAGCGATCCCGATCTGATCAGCGGCTTCCGCCACACGTTCAGCCACTACCACCTGCACATCCAGCCCGCCCGGCTGACCGTGTCCAGAGATAGCGGTCTCGCCGACAATGACCAGCTTCGCTGGCTGCATCGGGATGAAGCCCTCTCCCTGGGCCTGCCGGCCCCCATTCGCACGTTACTGACGGAACCGGAGCAGGCTGCCCTGCTCTGA
- the hisH gene encoding imidazole glycerol phosphate synthase subunit HisH → MKTVAIIDYGMGNLHSARKAVEHVAPDVRVLVTDNADQIREADHVILPGVGAIRDCMHEIRRLEVDTLVREVSRDRPFLGICVGMQALMSRSEENGGVDCINLFPSQVRYFGDHLVENGERLKVPHMGWNEVQQTVDHPLWHNIPDGDRFYFVHSYYAEAEGNADIAGRSHYGVDLAAAVARDNIFAVQFHPEKSARAGLQLLKNFVDWSGK, encoded by the coding sequence ATGAAGACCGTTGCCATTATCGATTACGGCATGGGGAACCTGCACTCCGCCCGTAAGGCGGTGGAGCACGTGGCGCCGGACGTCAGGGTGCTGGTTACCGACAACGCAGACCAGATCCGCGAGGCGGACCACGTCATCCTGCCCGGCGTCGGCGCCATCCGTGACTGCATGCACGAAATCCGTCGGCTGGAAGTGGACACGCTGGTGCGGGAAGTCTCCCGGGACCGCCCGTTTCTCGGGATCTGTGTGGGCATGCAGGCCCTGATGTCCCGCAGTGAGGAAAACGGCGGGGTGGACTGCATCAACCTGTTCCCCTCGCAGGTTCGTTATTTCGGCGACCACCTTGTCGAGAACGGCGAGCGGCTGAAAGTGCCGCACATGGGCTGGAACGAGGTGCAGCAAACCGTCGACCACCCCCTGTGGCACAACATCCCCGACGGTGACCGCTTCTACTTTGTTCACAGCTATTACGCCGAAGCCGAGGGCAATGCCGACATTGCCGGGCGCAGCCACTATGGTGTGGACCTTGCGGCGGCCGTTGCCCGCGACAACATCTTTGCGGTCCAGTTTCACCCGGAGAAGAGCGCCCGGGCCGGCCTGCAGCTGCTGAAAAACTTTGTTGACTGGTCCGGCAAATAA
- a CDS encoding DUF4124 domain-containing protein — MPWILAAFVFSAIFNASAHAEVYTWIDSQGIAHFSDYPPGKIPHQAVDIQPTSTMPMSENLRQGERVSGIRDDVRGLLSTSDRPVRNSGAVAENRAKQQKICDNYRRKLERIQSKLRTGYGNDKGNTLRRQRREISQQHSRECILR; from the coding sequence ATGCCATGGATTCTGGCAGCCTTCGTTTTTTCGGCCATCTTCAATGCATCGGCGCACGCCGAGGTTTACACCTGGATCGACAGCCAGGGCATTGCCCATTTCTCGGATTACCCGCCTGGCAAGATCCCCCATCAGGCAGTCGATATCCAGCCGACGTCGACGATGCCGATGTCCGAGAATCTCCGGCAGGGAGAGCGTGTTTCCGGCATCCGTGACGATGTCCGGGGATTGCTGTCGACGTCAGACCGACCGGTCCGGAACAGCGGGGCAGTCGCGGAAAACCGTGCCAAGCAACAGAAGATCTGTGACAATTATCGCCGGAAACTGGAGCGGATCCAGTCCAAGCTCCGGACCGGCTATGGCAACGACAAGGGCAATACCCTGCGTCGCCAGCGGCGCGAGATCAGCCAGCAACACAGCCGGGAATGTATTCTGCGCTAG
- the glcF gene encoding glycolate oxidase subunit GlcF, translated as MQTNLVQQFANTAEGQEAESILRACVHCGFCTATCPTYQELNDERDGPRGRIYLMKMFLEGQEATEKTREHLDRCLTCRSCETTCPSGVKYGRLVDISRGLMEKELPRDPKDKWLRWGLARVIPNRQLFGLLLRLGQVFRPVLPEKLRTKVPPRKQASPWPTASHNRIVLALAGCVQPSATPNTNAAAARVLDKLGITMVEAPEAGCCGAVNYHLSEHEKGLERMRQNIDAWWPAIEAGAEAIVMTASGCGAMVQDYGHLLKDDPVYAAKAQKVSELCTDLGAFLLKQDLEKLKLDQSPGKVAFHCPCTLQHAMKQNGVVEQVLAKAGVNLAETKDKHLCCGSAGTYSVLQPELSQQLLGNKLKALTVDNPDRIVTANIGCQMHLETKAQVPVQHWVELLDQ; from the coding sequence ATGCAAACTAATCTCGTTCAACAATTTGCCAACACGGCGGAAGGGCAGGAGGCCGAATCCATTCTGAGGGCCTGTGTCCACTGCGGATTCTGCACCGCGACCTGCCCCACTTATCAGGAACTGAATGACGAGCGTGACGGCCCTCGGGGTCGTATCTACCTGATGAAGATGTTTCTCGAGGGCCAGGAAGCCACCGAGAAAACCCGCGAACACCTGGACCGGTGCCTGACCTGCCGGAGCTGCGAAACCACGTGTCCGTCCGGCGTGAAATACGGCCGGCTGGTCGACATCAGCCGTGGCCTGATGGAAAAAGAGCTGCCGCGCGATCCCAAGGATAAGTGGCTGCGCTGGGGCCTGGCACGGGTGATCCCCAATCGCCAGTTGTTTGGTCTGCTGCTACGGCTCGGACAGGTGTTCAGGCCCGTTCTCCCGGAAAAGCTCCGCACCAAGGTGCCCCCGAGAAAACAGGCGAGCCCCTGGCCTACCGCCAGCCACAACCGGATTGTGCTGGCGCTCGCCGGTTGCGTACAGCCATCCGCGACCCCCAATACCAACGCGGCGGCTGCCCGGGTGCTCGATAAACTGGGCATCACCATGGTGGAGGCGCCCGAGGCCGGCTGCTGTGGCGCAGTGAACTACCACCTCTCCGAGCATGAAAAAGGCCTGGAACGGATGCGCCAGAACATCGATGCCTGGTGGCCGGCCATCGAGGCCGGTGCCGAAGCCATCGTCATGACGGCGTCTGGCTGCGGAGCCATGGTTCAGGACTACGGCCACCTGCTGAAAGATGACCCGGTCTATGCGGCCAAGGCCCAGAAAGTCAGCGAACTGTGCACGGACCTGGGGGCCTTCCTGCTGAAACAGGATCTGGAGAAGCTCAAGCTTGACCAGAGTCCCGGCAAGGTTGCCTTCCATTGTCCCTGCACGTTGCAGCACGCCATGAAGCAGAACGGTGTTGTCGAACAGGTACTCGCCAAGGCCGGGGTAAACCTGGCGGAAACCAAAGACAAGCACCTGTGCTGTGGTTCTGCCGGAACCTACTCCGTGCTGCAGCCGGAGCTGAGCCAGCAGTTGCTGGGCAATAAGCTCAAGGCGCTGACCGTCGACAATCCGGATCGCATCGTGACCGCCAACATCGGTTGCCAGATGCACCTGGAGACCAAGGCCCAAGTGCCGGTTCAGCACTGGGTTGAATTGCTGGATCAGTAA
- a CDS encoding AsmA family protein: MKAVRYLLIAVIALILLAVVAVAVAMAVINPNDYKPQIEQAVEKQTNLDLVLEGDIGWSFIPLGLELNNVQANLEGNRFVALEQMVAQLDFWSLISMAPQVDTFVLSGLEANLEVNEQGQGNWTRIMPEPAESDAEEESQTAQAEPEQQPEPAGEEAGGEPLNFNVDNVEIANAQVHYTDKSTGQSVTLENFNVTASQITLGSEFPLDISFRVETAKPQFEVDGSISARLAANEALNDFAVSGLKAVFDMNGEPFGGKSVTAELTGSAQANLENETATLSEFTASLANLSITTDLNVKGFGDKPTLSGSINVGEFSLKDLLNQLGQPAVATSDPDVLSALAFSTSVGGEPGNVALSDLTLKLDDTTFTGKGSYNLANSGIVFNLQGDKLNADRYLPPKPEDDGKAGESANGSGDQPASAKTAQNAPESDLLPLETLRTLLLDIDFGLAELIVSNLTINEIKASTTAKDGLIKVDEFSGKLYEGSFGANVTLDARSDNPKWKIGSDVKNVQTLPLLTDLAEVDMLSGGANLKANVTTTGNRVSVLRENADGQISFNLAEGQFRRMNLTQMACQGIAIANQESLTTNDWGTTTPFNDMRGTLDINGNTLKNTDLVAALAGMKLEGDGTIDLKQTTLDYEAGLRIVGEIHRDEACRVTEYVENVVIPVECRGNFSEDPAGLCSFDGSRFRDTLKTIASNAAKAKAKEEVDRAKEKAEKKIEEKLEEELGDKLKGLFK; this comes from the coding sequence ATGAAAGCTGTTCGTTATCTGCTGATCGCGGTTATTGCACTGATACTGCTGGCCGTGGTGGCAGTCGCCGTTGCGATGGCAGTCATCAACCCCAACGATTACAAACCCCAGATTGAGCAGGCAGTGGAAAAACAGACCAACCTCGACCTCGTCCTGGAGGGCGATATCGGATGGTCGTTTATTCCCCTCGGCCTTGAGCTGAACAATGTTCAGGCCAACCTGGAGGGCAACCGGTTTGTGGCCCTGGAGCAGATGGTGGCCCAGCTTGATTTCTGGTCCCTGATTTCCATGGCACCCCAGGTCGATACGTTTGTCCTGAGCGGACTGGAAGCGAACCTTGAGGTGAATGAACAAGGCCAGGGCAACTGGACCCGGATCATGCCGGAGCCTGCCGAAAGCGATGCGGAAGAAGAGTCGCAGACTGCCCAAGCCGAGCCGGAGCAGCAGCCAGAGCCAGCCGGAGAAGAAGCCGGCGGAGAGCCGCTGAACTTCAACGTCGACAACGTCGAGATTGCCAATGCCCAGGTGCACTACACCGACAAGAGCACTGGCCAGTCCGTTACGCTGGAAAACTTCAACGTGACTGCCAGCCAGATCACCCTGGGCTCCGAGTTTCCGCTGGACATCAGCTTCCGGGTCGAGACGGCCAAACCCCAGTTTGAGGTCGACGGCAGCATCAGTGCCCGGCTCGCCGCCAACGAGGCGCTAAATGACTTTGCCGTCTCCGGCCTGAAAGCGGTGTTCGACATGAACGGCGAACCCTTTGGTGGCAAATCGGTTACCGCGGAACTGACCGGTTCCGCGCAGGCCAACCTTGAGAACGAAACCGCAACCCTGAGCGAGTTCACCGCCAGTCTCGCCAACCTCTCGATCACCACGGATCTGAACGTCAAAGGCTTTGGTGACAAGCCCACCCTCAGCGGTTCGATCAATGTCGGGGAGTTCTCTCTGAAGGATCTGCTCAACCAGCTGGGGCAACCGGCCGTTGCCACCAGCGATCCGGACGTGCTCAGCGCCCTCGCCTTTTCCACCAGCGTTGGCGGCGAACCCGGAAACGTTGCGCTGTCAGACCTGACCCTCAAGCTCGACGACACCACATTCACCGGAAAGGGCAGCTACAACCTCGCAAACAGTGGCATTGTATTCAACCTCCAGGGCGACAAGCTGAATGCCGACCGCTACCTGCCCCCGAAACCGGAAGATGACGGTAAGGCCGGCGAGAGCGCCAATGGCTCCGGGGACCAGCCAGCCTCGGCCAAGACGGCACAGAACGCCCCGGAAAGCGACCTCCTGCCGCTTGAAACCCTCCGCACACTGCTGCTGGATATCGATTTCGGGCTGGCCGAACTCATTGTCAGCAACCTGACCATCAACGAGATCAAGGCGAGCACAACGGCCAAAGACGGCCTGATCAAGGTTGACGAGTTCAGCGGCAAACTCTACGAGGGCAGCTTCGGCGCCAACGTGACCCTCGATGCCCGCAGCGACAATCCGAAATGGAAGATCGGCTCTGACGTCAAGAACGTGCAGACCCTGCCCTTGCTCACCGACCTGGCCGAAGTGGACATGCTTTCGGGCGGCGCGAACCTGAAGGCCAATGTAACCACCACGGGCAACCGCGTCTCGGTGCTGCGGGAGAACGCCGATGGCCAGATCAGCTTCAACCTGGCCGAGGGGCAGTTCCGCAGGATGAACCTGACCCAAATGGCCTGCCAGGGCATCGCGATTGCCAACCAGGAAAGCCTGACCACCAATGACTGGGGCACCACCACGCCCTTCAACGACATGCGCGGCACCCTGGACATCAACGGCAATACCCTGAAGAACACCGATCTCGTGGCCGCGCTCGCCGGCATGAAGCTCGAGGGCGACGGCACCATTGACCTGAAGCAGACCACCCTCGACTACGAGGCCGGGCTGAGGATTGTTGGCGAAATCCATCGGGATGAAGCCTGCCGGGTGACGGAATATGTCGAGAACGTGGTGATTCCTGTGGAGTGCCGCGGCAACTTCTCGGAAGATCCGGCAGGCCTGTGCTCGTTCGATGGCTCGCGTTTCCGGGACACCCTGAAGACCATCGCGTCCAATGCTGCCAAGGCCAAGGCGAAAGAAGAAGTCGACCGAGCCAAAGAAAAAGCCGAGAAGAAAATTGAAGAGAAGCTCGAAGAAGAACTCGGCGACAAACTCAAAGGCCTGTTCAAGTAA
- a CDS encoding oxidative damage protection protein, producing MSRTVFCRKYQKELEGLDFPPMPGTKGQELFDTISKQAWEEWQAQQTMLINEKHLSLMDPNTRKYLQAQMERFFDNEPFDKAEGYVPPEQ from the coding sequence ATGAGCCGCACTGTTTTTTGCCGCAAGTACCAGAAAGAGCTCGAGGGCCTGGACTTCCCTCCCATGCCCGGCACCAAAGGCCAGGAACTCTTCGACACCATTTCGAAGCAGGCGTGGGAGGAATGGCAGGCGCAGCAGACCATGCTGATCAACGAAAAACACCTGAGCCTGATGGACCCGAACACCCGAAAATACCTGCAGGCGCAGATGGAGCGCTTCTTCGACAACGAGCCATTCGACAAGGCCGAGGGCTACGTTCCGCCGGAGCAATAG